One Brassica napus cultivar Da-Ae chromosome A1, Da-Ae, whole genome shotgun sequence genomic region harbors:
- the LOC106436256 gene encoding cinnamyl alcohol dehydrogenase 7 translates to MGKVPETEAFGLAAKDESGVLSPFRFSRRETGEKDVRLKVLFCGICHTDVCMAKNEWGFTTYPLVPGHEIVGVVTEVGAKVTKFKAGDKVGVGYTLSSCRSCDTCTDDQENHCPKMIMTSGGKYYDDTMTYGGYSDHLVCEEDYIIRIPENLPLDAAAPLLCAGVTVYSPLKYHGLDKPGIHIGVVGQGGLGHVAVKFAKAMGTKVTVISSSESKRDEAINRLGADLFLVSRDPEEMKDAMGTMDGIIDTVSATHPLLPLLGLLKYKGKLIMVGAPDKPLDLPALPLILGKKMVVGSMTGGIKESQEMVDFAGKHNITADIELISADDVNMAMERLEKGDVRYRFVIDVANTMKPTP, encoded by the exons ATGGGAAAGGTTCCTGAGACGGAAGCGTTCGGATTGGCCGCGAAAGACGAATCCGGAGTTCTCTCCCCTTTCCGTTTCTCAAGAAG GGAGACGGGAGAGAAGGATGTGAGGTTAAAAGTGTTGTTCTGTGGAATTTGCCACACTGATGTATGTATGGCCAAAAACGAGTGGGGATTTACTACTTACCCTCTCGTCCCCGG GCATGAGATTGTTGGCGTGGTAACTGAAGTCGGAGCTAAAGTGACTAAATTCAAAGCCGGAGACAAAGTCGGAGTTGGTTATACGCTCAGCTCGTGCCGGTCATGTGACACCTGCACCGATGACCAAGAGAACCACTGTCCAAAAATGATCATGACGTCCGGAGGAAAGTACTACGATGACACCATGACTTATGGTGGTTACTCTGACCACCTGGTTTGTGAAGAGGATTACATCATCCGTATACCCGAAAATCTCCCGTTAGACGCTGCCGCACCGCTACTCTGCGCTGGGGTCACGGTTTATTCACCGTTGAAGTATCACGGACTCGACAAGCCCGGTATCCACATTGGTGTGGTGGGACAAGGCGGTTTAGGTCATGTAGCAGTGAAATTTGCCAAGGCTATGGGTACTAAGGTTACGGTTATTAGTTCGTCAGAGAGTAAGAGAGACGAGGCGATTAATCGGCTTGGTGCGGATCTGTTCTTAGTGAGCCGTGACCCGGAAGAGATGAAGGATGCAATGGGGACTATGGATGGTATTATTGATACAGTATCTGCCACTCATCCGCTTCTTCCGCTTCTTGGTTTGCTAAAATATAAGGGAAAATTAATTATGGTTGGTGCACCCGATAAACCACTTGACCTTCCAGCTTTACCGCTCATCTTAG ggaAGAAGATGGTGGTGGGAAGTATGACAGGAGGGATAAAAGAGTCTCAAGAGATGGTTGATTTTGCCGGTAAACACAACATAACGGCAGATATTGAGCTTATCTCTGCGGATGATGTCAACATGGCTATGGAACGGCTAGAAAAGGGGGATGTTAGATACCGTTTTGTGATTGATGTTGCCAACACAATGAAGCCTACTCCTTAG
- the LOC106373382 gene encoding probable cinnamyl alcohol dehydrogenase 6, whose protein sequence is MERLGEKYQSVEAFGWAARDSSGHLSPFVFSRRETGEEEVRVKVLYCGVCHSDLHCLKNEWHSSIYPLVPGHEIVGEVAEIGRKVSKFSIGDKIGVGCIVDSCRACESCREDQENYCTKSVATYNGVHYDGTVNYGGYSDHIVVDECYAVKIPHTLPLASAAPLLCAGISMYSPMKYFGLAGQGKHIGIVGLGGLGHIGVRFAKAFGSKVTVVSSTAGKSKDALENFGADGFLVSTNEDQMQAAMGTMDGIIDTVSASHPILPLVGLLKPNGKLVLLGATEKPFDLHAFSLILGRKSIAGSAIGGIKETQEMINFAAEHGIKAEIETISMEYVNTAMDRLAKGDVRYRFVIDIANTLAVTRS, encoded by the exons ATGGAGAGATTAGGAGAGAAATATCAGAGCGTAGAGGCGTTTGGTTGGGCCGCGAGAGACTCCTCAGGCCATCTTTCTCCCTTTGTCTTTTCTAGAAG AGAAacaggagaagaagaagtgagagTGAAGGTGTTATACTGTGGAGTATGTCATAGCGATCTCCATTGTCTCAAGAACGAATGGCATTCCTCTATTTACCCTTTAGTTCCTGG CCACGAGATCGTCGGAGAAGTGGCTGAGATAGGGAGGAAAGTGAGTAAATTCAGTATTGGAGATAAAATCGGTGTGGGATGCATAGTAGATTCATGCCGCGCGTGCGAGAGCTGCCGTGAAGATCAAGAAAACTACTGCACTAAATCAGTCGCAACCTATAACGGAGTTCACTACGATGGAACTGTTAACTACGGTGGATACTCCGATCACATCGTTGTCGACGAATGTTACGCTGTCAAAATTCCGCACACGTTGCCTCTAGCTTCGGCCGCACCTTTGCTTTGTGCAG GCATCTCGATGTATAGTCCTATGAAGTACTTCGGACTGGCCGGACAGGGGAAACATATCGGAATCGTGGGGCTAGGCGGTCTCGGTCACATTGGGGTGAGGTTTGCTAAAGCATTTGGGAGTAAAGTCACAGTGGTTAGTTCGACCGCTGGGAAATCTAAGGATGCTCTTGAAAATTTTGGAGCTGATGGGTTTTTAGTTAGTACTAATGAAGACCAAATGCAG GCTGCAATGGGAACTATGGATGGTATAATCGATACTGTTTCTGCATCACATCCGATTTTACCATTAGTTGGACTACTCAAACCCAACGGTAAACTTGTTCTACTCGGTGCAACGGAGAAGCCATTTGACCTACATGCATTTTCCTTAATCCTGG GACGAAAATCGATTGCGGGAAGTGCTATTGGAGGAATCAAAGAGACGCAAGAGATGATTAATTTTGCAGCTGAGCATGGAATAAAAGCAGAGATTGAGACCATATCCATGGAGTATGTGAACACCGCCATGGATAGACTTGCAAAGGGAGATGTTAGATATCGTTTTGTCATTGACATTGCGAACACGTTGGCTGTTACTCGATCTTAA
- the LOC106436609 gene encoding agamous-like MADS-box protein AGL21, with product MGRGKIVIQRIDDSTSRQVTFSKRRKGLIKKAKELAILCDAEVGLIIFSSTGKLYDFSSSSMNSVIDRYNKSKIEQQQLLNPASEVKFWQREAAVLRQELHALQETHRQIMGEQLNGLSVNELNNLENQLEISLRGVRMKKEQMLTHEIQELSQKRYLIHQENVELSRKVQRIHQENVELYKKAYTTNTNGFTHRELVVADDESHTQIRLQLSQPEHSDYETPPRGSE from the exons ATGGGAAGAGGAAAGATTGTGATCCAAAGGATCGATGATTCTACGAGTAGACAAGTCACTTTCTCCAAACGAAGAAAGGGTCTTATCAAGAAAGCCAAAGAGCTAGCTATTCTCTGCGACGCGGAGGTCGGTCTCATCATCTTCTCTAGTACCGGAAAGCTCTATGACTTTTCCAGCTCCAG CATGAATTCAGTTATTGATAGATACAACAAGAGCAAGATTGAACAACAACAACTATTAAACCCCGCATCGGAAGTAAAG TTTTGGCAGAGAGAAGCTGCAGTTCTAAGGCAAGAATTGCATGCTTTGCAAGAAACCCATCG ACAAATTATGGGGGAACAACTAAATGGTTTGAGCGTCAACGAGCTAAACAATCTTGAGAATCAACTTGAGATAAGTTTGCGTGGAGTTCGTATGAAAAAG GAACAAATGTTGACTCATGAAATCCAAGAACTAAGCCAAAAG AGGTACCTCATACATCAGGAAAATGTTGAATTGTCAAGAAAAGTACAAAGGATTCATCAAGAAAATGTGGAGCTCTACAAGAAG GCTTATACAACAAACACAAACGGGTTTACACACCGTGAACTAGTTGTCGCGGATGATGAATCACACACTCAGATTCGGCTGCAGCTAAGCCAACCGGAGCATTCCGATTATGAGACCCCACCAAGAGGAAGCGAATAA
- the LOC106436527 gene encoding serine hydroxymethyltransferase 1, mitochondrial-like, which produces MAMAMALRRLSSSVDKPIRPLIRSSSCYMSSLPSEAVDDKERSRVTWPKQLNASLEEVDPEIADIIEHEKARQWKGLELIPSENFTSVSVMQAVGSVMTNKYSEGYPGARYYGGNEFIDMAETLCQKRALEAFRLDPEKWGVNVQPLSGSPANFHVYTALLKPHERIMALDLPHGGHLSHGYQTDTKKISAVSIFFETMPYRLDESTGFIDYDQMEKSATLFRPKLIVAGASAYARLYDYARIRKVCNKQKAVMLADMAHISGLVAAGVIPSPFEYADVVTTTTHKSLRGPRGAMIFYRKGVKEINKQGKEVLYDFEDKINQAVFPGLQGGPHNHTITGLAVALKQATTSEYKAYQEQVLSNSAKFAQTLMEKGYELVSGGTDNHLVLVNLKPKGIDGSRVEKVLEAVHIASNKNTVPGDVSAMVPGGIRMGTPALTSRGFVEEDFAKVAEYFDKAVKLALKVKSEAQGTKLKDFVSAMESSSAIQSEIAKLRHDVEEFAKQFPTIGFEKETMKYKN; this is translated from the exons ATGGCGATGGCTATGGCTCTTCGGAGGCTTTCTTCTTCAGTTGACAAACCTATTCGTCCTCTTATCAGATCATCTTCATGCTACATG TCTTCTTTACCAAGTGAAGCTGTTGATGACAAGGAGAGGTCTCGTGTCACT TGGCCAAAACAGCTTAACGCATCTTTGGAGGAAGTTGATCCTGAGATTGCTGACATCATTGAGCATGAGAAAGCTAGACAATGGAAG GGACTTGAACTCATTCCGTCTGAGAATTTCACATCTGTCTCGGTGATGCAAGCTGTTGGCTCTGTGATGACTAACAAGTACAGTGAAGGGTACCCTGGTGCTAGATACTATGGAGGAAATGA GTTCATAGACATGGCGGAAACCTTGTGCCAGAAGCGTGCTCTTGAAGCTTTCCGGTTAGACCCTGAGAAGTGGGGAG TGAATGTGCAACCTTTGTCTGGATCACCTGCCAACTTCCATGTGTACACTGCATTGTTGAAGCCTCATGAGAGAATCATGGCACTTGATCTTCCTCATGGTGGTCATCTTTCTCATGGTTACCAG ACTGATACCAAGAAGATATCTGCTGTGTCTATCTTTTTTGAAACTATGCCCTACCGCTTGGACGAGAGCACTGGCTTTATCGACTACGACCAG ATGGAGAAGAGTGCTACTCTTTTCAGGCCAAAACTGATTGTTGCTGGTGCAAGTGCTTATGCTCGATTGTATGACTATGCCCGCATCCGCAAG GTGTGCAACAAGCAAAAAGCTGTGATGCTAGCAGATATGGCACACATAAGCGGTTTGGTAGCAGCTGGTGTAATCCCTTCACCGTTCGAGTATGCAGATGTTGTAACCACCACAACTCACAAGTCCCTACGTGGACCTCGCGGAGCCATGATTTTCTACAGAAAGGGTGTTAAGGAAATTAACAAACAAGGCAAAGag GTTTTGTATGATTTTGAAGACAAGATCAATCAAGCTGTCTTCCCTGGTCTTCAAGGCGGTCCACATAACCACACTATTACAGGACTAGCTGTTGCTTTAAAGCAG GCAACTACTTCAGAGTACAAAGCATACCAAGAGCAAGTCCTCAGTAACTCTGCAAAGTTTGCTCAG ACTCTGATGGAGAAAGGTTATGAACTTGTTTCTGGTGGAACTGACAACCATCTGGTTCTAGTGAACCTGAAGCCCAAG GGAATTGATGGATCTAGAGTTGAGAAAGTGTTGGAAGCtgttcacattgcatccaacaaAAACACTGTTCCTGGAGATGTTTCTGCCATGGTTCCTGGTGGAATCAGAATGG GTACACCTGCTCTCACTTCCAGAGGTTTTGTTGAGGAAGACTTTGCCAAAGTAGCTGAATACTTTGACAAAGCTGTGAAGTTGGCTCTCAAAGTCAAATCCGAAGCTCAAG GAACCAAGCTGAAAGATTTTGTGTCAGCAATGGAATCATCTTCAGCCATTCAATCAGAGATTGCCAAGCTGCGCCACGACGTGGAGGAGTTCGCTAAGCAGTTCCCAACTATTGGGTTTGAGAAAGAAACCATGAAGTACAAGAACTGA
- the LOC106357919 gene encoding uncharacterized protein At4g37920-like isoform X2 has product MANLLETSIFFSSADKLLSYPPSKPQTLLLPFSAFINGGRRRRKTSSLTFATDTVSTSTEVKNTVEVGVVEDPMEVEVAQGYTMAQFCDKIIDIFLNEKPKVKEWKKYLVLRDEWNKYSVNFYKRCRTRADTETDSLLKQKLVSLESKVKKIDEEMEKHNDLLKEIQENPTDINAIAAKRRRDFTGEFFRYVALLSETLDGLEDRDAVARLSARCLSAVSAYDNTLENVETLDNAQAKFDDILNSSSVDTACEKIRSLAKAKELDSSLILLINSAYAAAKESQTVTNEAKDIMYQLYKATKSSLRSITPKEIKLLKYLLNITDPEERFSALATAFSPGDDHEAKDPKALYTTPKELHKWIKIMLDAYHLNKEETDIREAKQMSQPIVIQRLFVLKDTIEEEYLDKKTFVADGNTKKEEDTTTSVDEFLTERRGESVI; this is encoded by the exons ATGGCGAATTTACTGGAAACATCAATCTTCTTCTCGTCGGCGGATAAGTTACTGTCTTACCCTCCCAGTAAACCTCAAACCCTTCTTCTCCCTTTCTCTGCTTTCATCAATGGAGGAAGAAGGAGACGCAAAACCTCAAGTCTCACCTTTGCTACTGACACTGTCAGCACCA GTACGGAAGTGAAAAATACTGTTGAGGTTGGAGTTGTTGAGGATCCGATGGAAGTTGAGGTCGCTCAAGGCTACACCATGGCTCAGTTCTGCGACAAGATCATTGACATTTTCTTGAACGAGAAACCCAAAGTTAAAGAGTGGAAGAAGTATCTGGTGTTAAGAGATGAGTGGAACAAGTACAGTGTCAACTTCTATAAGCGTTGCAGAACACGAGCTGATACCGAAACTGATTCCTTATTGAAGCAGAAGCTTGTTTCTCTTGAGAGTAAAGTCAAAAAG ATAGATGAGGAAATGGAGAAGCACAATGATCTTTTGAAAGAGATTCAAGAGAACCCAACTGACATAAACGCCATCGCTGCCAAGAGACGTAGAGACTTCACCGGAGAGTTTTTTCGCTACGTTGCTTTGTTATCAGAAACTCTTGATGGCTTAGAAGACAGAGATG CTGTTGCTAGGCTTTCAGCTAGATGTTTATCCGCTGTGAGTGCTTATGACAATACACTGGAGAACGTTGAGACTTTAGATAATGCTCAAGCAAAGTTTGATGATATCTTAAACTCTTCCTCCGTGGATACTGCCTGTGAAAAGATCAGAAGCCTCGCTAAGGCCAAGGAACTAGATTCCTCATTGATTTTGTTAATAAACTCTGCTTATGCTGCTGCTAAAGAGTCTCAAACCGTTACAAACgag GCGAAAGACATAATGTATCAATTATACAAAGCTACAAAGAGCAGTCTTAGAAGCATCACGCCTAAAGAGATCAAACTGTTAAAGTACTTGCTCAACATAACAGACCCGGAAGAAAGATTCTCTGCTCTAGCAACAGCATTCTCTCCTGGGGATGACCATGAAGCCAAGGACCCTAAAGCATTATACAC gacgccaaAGGAGCTGCACAAGTGGATAAAGATAATGCTCGACGCTTACCATCTCAACAAAGAAGAGACTGACATCAGAGAAGCTAAACAGATGAGCCAACCTATCGTTATCCAGCGGCTGTTCGTCCTCAAAGACACCATCGAAGAGGAGTATTTGGACAAGAAGACGTTTGTGGCTGATGGAAAcacgaagaaggaagaagacacTACTACTTCCGTTGATGAATTTTTGACTGAAAGGAGGGGGGAGAGTGTAATTTAG
- the LOC106357919 gene encoding uncharacterized protein At4g37920-like isoform X1, which produces MANLLETSIFFSSADKLLSYPPSKPQTLLLPFSAFINGGRRRRKTSSLTFATDTVSTTTSTEVKNTVEVGVVEDPMEVEVAQGYTMAQFCDKIIDIFLNEKPKVKEWKKYLVLRDEWNKYSVNFYKRCRTRADTETDSLLKQKLVSLESKVKKIDEEMEKHNDLLKEIQENPTDINAIAAKRRRDFTGEFFRYVALLSETLDGLEDRDAVARLSARCLSAVSAYDNTLENVETLDNAQAKFDDILNSSSVDTACEKIRSLAKAKELDSSLILLINSAYAAAKESQTVTNEAKDIMYQLYKATKSSLRSITPKEIKLLKYLLNITDPEERFSALATAFSPGDDHEAKDPKALYTTPKELHKWIKIMLDAYHLNKEETDIREAKQMSQPIVIQRLFVLKDTIEEEYLDKKTFVADGNTKKEEDTTTSVDEFLTERRGESVI; this is translated from the exons ATGGCGAATTTACTGGAAACATCAATCTTCTTCTCGTCGGCGGATAAGTTACTGTCTTACCCTCCCAGTAAACCTCAAACCCTTCTTCTCCCTTTCTCTGCTTTCATCAATGGAGGAAGAAGGAGACGCAAAACCTCAAGTCTCACCTTTGCTACTGACACTGTCAGCACCACTACCA GTACGGAAGTGAAAAATACTGTTGAGGTTGGAGTTGTTGAGGATCCGATGGAAGTTGAGGTCGCTCAAGGCTACACCATGGCTCAGTTCTGCGACAAGATCATTGACATTTTCTTGAACGAGAAACCCAAAGTTAAAGAGTGGAAGAAGTATCTGGTGTTAAGAGATGAGTGGAACAAGTACAGTGTCAACTTCTATAAGCGTTGCAGAACACGAGCTGATACCGAAACTGATTCCTTATTGAAGCAGAAGCTTGTTTCTCTTGAGAGTAAAGTCAAAAAG ATAGATGAGGAAATGGAGAAGCACAATGATCTTTTGAAAGAGATTCAAGAGAACCCAACTGACATAAACGCCATCGCTGCCAAGAGACGTAGAGACTTCACCGGAGAGTTTTTTCGCTACGTTGCTTTGTTATCAGAAACTCTTGATGGCTTAGAAGACAGAGATG CTGTTGCTAGGCTTTCAGCTAGATGTTTATCCGCTGTGAGTGCTTATGACAATACACTGGAGAACGTTGAGACTTTAGATAATGCTCAAGCAAAGTTTGATGATATCTTAAACTCTTCCTCCGTGGATACTGCCTGTGAAAAGATCAGAAGCCTCGCTAAGGCCAAGGAACTAGATTCCTCATTGATTTTGTTAATAAACTCTGCTTATGCTGCTGCTAAAGAGTCTCAAACCGTTACAAACgag GCGAAAGACATAATGTATCAATTATACAAAGCTACAAAGAGCAGTCTTAGAAGCATCACGCCTAAAGAGATCAAACTGTTAAAGTACTTGCTCAACATAACAGACCCGGAAGAAAGATTCTCTGCTCTAGCAACAGCATTCTCTCCTGGGGATGACCATGAAGCCAAGGACCCTAAAGCATTATACAC gacgccaaAGGAGCTGCACAAGTGGATAAAGATAATGCTCGACGCTTACCATCTCAACAAAGAAGAGACTGACATCAGAGAAGCTAAACAGATGAGCCAACCTATCGTTATCCAGCGGCTGTTCGTCCTCAAAGACACCATCGAAGAGGAGTATTTGGACAAGAAGACGTTTGTGGCTGATGGAAAcacgaagaaggaagaagacacTACTACTTCCGTTGATGAATTTTTGACTGAAAGGAGGGGGGAGAGTGTAATTTAG
- the LOC106436763 gene encoding heat shock 70 kDa protein 9, mitochondrial-like, giving the protein MASVAILRAFRRREVQTASASAFRSIASNGKSNLIGKLGHLARPFCSRPIGNDVIGIDLGTTNSCVAVMEGKTPRVIENAEGTRTTPSVFAINQKGEFLVGTPAKRQGVTNPTGTISGSKRLIGRGFDDPQTQKEMKMVPYKIVKALNGDAWVEANGQKFSPSQIGANILTKMKETAESYLGKSITKAVVTVPAYFNDAQRQATKDAGKIAGLDVERIINEPTAAALSYGMNNKEGVIAVFDLGGGTFDVSILEISSGVFEVKATNGDTFLGGEDFDNTLLEYLVSEFKRSDSIDLTKDKLALQRLREAAEKAKIELSSTSQTEINLPFITADASGAKHLNITLTRSKFEALVSKLIERTRSPCQNCLKDAGVSIKEIDEVLLVGGMTRVPKVQDIVSEIFGKSPCKGVNPDEAVAMGAAIQGGILRGDVKELLLLDVTPLSLGIETLGGIFTRLINRNTTIPTKKSQVFSTAADNQMQVGIKVLQGEREMAADNKSLGEFDLVGIPPAPRGMPQIEVTFDIDANGIVTVSAKDKATNKEQQITIRSSGGLSDDEINRMVKEAELNSHKDQEKKQLIDLRNTADTTIYSVEKSLSEYREKITAEIASEIETAVSDLRTAMAGEEIEDIKAKLEAANKAVSKIGEHMSKGSGSSGTSGGEGEGSSGIEQTPEAEFEEASGSKK; this is encoded by the exons ATGGCCTCCGTCGCGATTCTACGCGCTTTCCGCCGCCGTGAAGTCCAAACGGCGTCCGCCTCCGCGTTTAGATcc ATTGCTTCAAATGGGAAGTCGAATTTGATCGGGAAGTTAGGTCACTTGGCCAGGCCTTTCTG CTCGAGGCCTATTGGGAATGATGTGATCGGTATTGATTTGGGAACCACCAATTCTTGTGTAGCAGTGATGGAAGGAAAG ACTCCTAGGGTTATTGAGAACGCGGAAGGAACAAGAACCACACCATCAGTGTTTGCTATTAACCAGAAGGGTGAGTTTCTCGTTGGAACACCAGCTAAACGCCAGGGTGTTACCAACCCAACAGGCACCATTTCCGGGAGCAAGCGTTTGATCGGGAGAGGTTTCGATGATCCCCAGACGCAGAAGGAGATGAAAATGGTTCCTTACAAGATTGTCAAGGCGCTGAACGGTGACGCTTGGGTTGAGGCCAACGGGCAGAAGTTTTCTCCCAGCCAGATTGGTGCTAACATCCTCACCAAAATGAAGGAAACCGCTGAGTCTTACCTCGGGAAGAGCATCACCAAGGCTGTTGTTACTGTTCCTGCTTACTTCAACGATGCGCAGAGGCAAGCGACGAAGGATGCTGGGAAAATCGCGGGTCTTGATGTGGAGAGAATCATCAACGAGCCGACGGCTGCTGCGTTGTCGTATGGGATGAACAACAAGGAGGGTGTTATAGCTGTGTTCGATCTTGGTGGTGGAACTTTTGATGTTTCTATCCTTGAAATCTCAAGCGGTGTTTTTGAGGTCAAAGCGACAAATGGAGATACCTTTTTGGGAGGAGAAGACTTCGACAACACTTTGTTGGAGTATTTGGTTTCTGAGTTCAAGAGATCAGACAGCATTGATCTGACCAAGGACAAGCTCGCCCTCCAGAGGCTGAGAGAAGCTGCAGAGAAGGCTAAGATCGAGCTTTCTTCCACGTCTCAGACCGAGATCAACTTGCCTTTCATCACCGCAGATGCTTCTGGAGCGAAGCACTTGAACATAACCTTGACCAGGTCCAAGTTTGAAGCTCTGGTGAGCAAGTTGATCGAGAGAACAAGAAGCCCGTGCCAAAACTGTTTGAAGGATGCTGGAGTCTCGATTAAGGAAATCGATGAGGTTCTTCTTGTTGGTGGAATGACCCGTGTTCCCAAAGTGCAAGATATAGTCTCTGAGATCTTTGGAAAGAGTCCTTGCAAAGGTGTTAACCCCGATGAAGCTGTTGCCATGGGAGCTGCTATTCAAGGTGGTATCCTCCGTGGTGATGTCAAAGAGTTGCTCCTTTTGGATGTGACTCCTCTCTCGCTAGGTATCGAAACACTTGGAGGTATCTTCACTAGGTTGATCAACCGAAACACCACCATCCCCACCAAGAAGTCTCAG GTTTTCTCCACAGCTGCAGACAACCAAATGCAAGTGGGAATCAAAGTTCTTCAGGGAGAGCGTGAGATGGCAGCTGACAACAAAAGTCTAGGAGAATTTGATCTCGTTGGGATCCCACCTGCGCCTAGAGGAATGCCACAGATCGAAGTTACGTTTGACATTGATGCAAATGGTATCGTGACTGTCTCAGCCAAAGACAAAGCAACGAATAAAGAGCAACAGATCACAATCAGATCTTCAGGTGGTCTCTCAGACGATGAGATCAACAGAATGGTGAAAGAAGCTGAGCTTAACTCACACAAGGATCAAGAGAAGAAGCAACTTATCGACCTCAGGAACACAGCTGATACCACGATCTACAGCGTTGAGAAGAGCTTGAGTGAGTACAGAGAGAAGATTACTGCTGAGATTGCCTCTGAGATTGAAACTGCAGTGTCAGACCTCAGGACAGCAATGGCTGGTGAAGAAATCGAGGACATAAAGGCTAAGCTAGAAGCTGCAAACAAGGCAGTGTCGAAGATTGGAGAGCACATGTCCAAGGGATCCGGTTCGTCTGGAACCTCTGGTGGTGAAGGTGAAGGTTCAAGCGGGATTGAGCAGACACCTGAAGCTGAATTCGAAGAGGCGAGCGGTTCAAAGAAGTGA
- the LOC106436853 gene encoding protein RMD5 homolog, translating to MELKSIKDAFDRVANKHKLSHTKTHEIVHMLSQELDKALSLMQDTQLDHKSILVDAKKLFTDKSPAAQLESAEKELNVALTKYPKVLEKQLNPEIAKAYRTNAEFDTHVVNQIIANFFYRQGMFEIGDCFVAETGESECTTRQSFVEMYEILEAMERRDLAPALNWAGANSERLKQARSDLEMKLHSLQFLKISQGQNSQEALSYARKHFAVYADSCLYEIQKLVCSLLWDKNLEQSPYSEFLSPVLWDNAVRELTRQYCNLLGESSESPLSVTVTAGTLALPVLLKYINVMANKKLDWQSVEQLPVAVELPEEFQFHSVFVCPVSKEQSSEDNPPMMMSCGHVLCKQTITRMSKNGAKTSFKCPYCPTDIDSTRCKQLYF from the coding sequence ATGGAGTTAAAGAGCATCAAGGACGCGTTCGATCGCGTCGCGAACAAGCACAAGCTCTCCCACACCAAAACGCACGAGATCGTTCATATGCTTTCTCAAGAACTCGACAAGGCGTTGAGCTTGATGCAGGATACTCAGCTCGATCACAAATCCATCCTCGTCGACGCCAAGAAACTCTTCACGGACAAGTCTCCAGCCGCTCAGCTCGAATCCGCTGAGAAAGAGCTCAACGTGGCTCTCACCAAGTACCCCAAAGTCCTCGAGAAGCAGCTCAACCCCGAGATAGCGAAGGCTTATAGAACCAATGCGGAGTTCGATACTCATGTGGTTAACCAGATCATCGCTAACTTCTTCTACCGTCAGGGGATGTTTGAGATCGGTGACTGTTTCGTCGCCGAGACTGGCGAATCTGAGTGTACTACGAGGCAGTCTTTCGTGGAGATGTATGAGATACTTGAGGCTATGGAGAGGAGAGATCTTGCACCGGCTCTTAACTGGGCAGGGGCTAACTCTGAAAGGCTGAAGCAAGCGAGGTCTGATCTGGAGATGAAGCTCCACAGCTTACAGTTTTTGAAGATATCTCAAGGCCAAAACTCGCAAGAGGCTCTCAGCTACGCGAGAAAGCATTTTGCTGTGTATGCAGATAGCTGTCTTTATGAAATCCAGAAGCTTGTTTGTTCTCTCTTATGGGACAAGAACCTCGAACAGTCGCCGTACTCGGAGTTTCTCTCTCCCGTTCTGTGGGACAATGCGGTGAGAGAGCTGACGAGGCAGTACTGCAACCTACTCGGCGAATCATCTGAGAGTCCGTTGAGTGTGACGGTAACGGCTGGTACGCTAGCTTTGCCTGTGCTGTTGAAATACATTAACGTTATGGCGAACAAGAAGCTCGATTGGCAGAGTGTGGAGCAGCTTCCTGTGGCCGTGGAGCTGCCAGAGGAGTTTCAGTTTCATTCGGTGTTTGTCTGTCCCGTCTCCAAGGAACAGTCGAGCGAGGATAATCCTCCGATGATGATGTCTTGTGGCCACGTGCTTTGCAAGCAGACTATCACCAGAATGTCGAAGAATGGCGCCAAGACTTCTTTCAAGTGTCCTTATTGCCCGACCGATATAGACTCGACTAGGTGCAAGCAGTTATACTTCTGA